Below is a genomic region from Fuerstiella sp..
GAGTGCGACATATAATACATTTCCGAATAATTCGAAGAATATTGGTGTCGAAGGCGAAACTCCTTCTTTGAACTCATCGCATCCAGGGATTGTTGTTGTCGGTTATTGCGACGGTTCAGTGCGTAACCTCAGCGAAAACATCGATCAGGGAGTTTATCTGCGTCTCATGACACCTGGTGGAACGCGGATCAGAAGTGCGATTGGCCCGGAAGAGCCGCTCAGTGGAACGGACTTCTAAGCATCCGTGCCTCTGACACTGCATGAGCATCGCCGTTCGGTCTGGCCTGGCCGAACGGCTTTTTTTTGCGCTTCTCAGGGACGACAGCTCATTTTCGATTCCAATCAATTCAGATCAGATCGAACTTGTATGTAGGCTCCGTTGTTCTATCTGCTCAACCGCCAGCACGGGGTCCAGTTTTGGGACAATCCGAAGATCTGCAGACAGCCTGATTTTAAGTTGCTGTGGCATGTGGGCAATGCCAACGAATTTCGCATTTGGAAATCGGGTACGTGAAGCAGACAAAGAAGCGTTGACCGCCTCTGACTGAGGATCCAGATCATGGACCAGCAGCTGCGTTGTGCGGATTAGATGTAGTCTGTCAGGACCCAGGCCGCTTGTGGTGACTTTCCACCCGGAGGACTGCATGGCATCCGCAAATACCGATCGATAAACCCGGTCTGCACTGATGACCACAGCAGTCCCTTTTCGATTTGTCTGCGGGGCAGCAGGAGCCGAGTGCCGATGCAGAAACACTTCATCGCGGGCCGCGGTAAGCGGCAATGCCGCACGGTCGGAAGTGATTCGGTGAACCTCAGCCGCAATTAGCTGTCTGGCGTATCGTAAGGGGACACGTGTGCTGTGCGGCCAGATATCACGGCTACGACCATCTCCCTCGCACCAGGATCCGAAACAGCACAACACCGTGGAAAACAGGGTTTCACCAATGAGTCGGTCCACATCGCTTGGAGCAAACTGATCGGAGCGTGTCTGCAACACGATTGTCATCTGATCCTGCTCCTGCACTTCTCGTCGCCGTTCCCACGTCGGAATATCAACAAACGTTTTGTTGACGACGGACGGGAACTGTTTACGAATCCAGCGGATCAGGGGGGAGAATTCCGCAACCGCGGTGTCGCCGATCAGGGTGATTTGAGTCATGACAGCGGCTTGAGAGGAATGACGGAAGGAATATGCAGCTGAGTTTCCTGCAATTCCGGGCCCGGCGTCAATCCCGACCAGCATCCGGTTGCTCTGCGGGAGGCCGGGTCGCTAACGTGTATAGTCGGGAGACTGTGATGAATTCAGACGATTGATCGAAGAAGGAACGATACCGGCTGCGGAATGTCAGCAACTCCAGCCGGTAAATCGTCGGACAGGAGGCACCCCGTACTGGAATGCGTCGCATGTGTCCCGGAACCCTGCCAACCAGTACGTTGAGACTGCTTTGGGTTTTTACGACTTGATTGACAACTTAAAGCGTCGGACGACTCAATGGCATCCAGCGGCCTGCTTCAGCGAATCCATGATCGAGTCACGCATACCGTGCGGCATGCTGTGATCACTCATCACAAACGTTCCGGGATGGTGCTGTTCAGTGACACGACACTGCGTGACGGGGAGCAGATGCCCGGGGCGACTCTGGAACCCGATGACAAACTTCAGATTGCCAAAGCGCTGGAGGCAGCAGGAGTGCACTCACTGGATGCCGGATTTCCGGCGTCCAGTGAACAGGATGTCGATGCCATCCGGAAAATGATCGGAGTCATTAGGAAGCCGGTCCTCACCGCATTGTGTCGTACAGTCAATTCAGATGTTGACGCAGCAGATCGGGCTTTGGATGGAAATCCGGATCATAAGCGCGGTGTGAGTCTGTTCTGTGGTACTAGTCCGCTGCACCGGAAACACAAACTTGAAAAAAATCAGACTCAGGTTCTTAAAATCATTACGGATTCCATCAGTTATGCCGCTGATCGTTTCAGAATCATTGCGTTCAGTCCGGAAGACGCCAGTCGCACTGAACTTGATTACCTGTGCAAATGCTACGTGGAAGCAATCGACAGTGGGGCCACAACCATCGGTTTTCCGGACACTGTCGGTGTGCTGACGCCGGAAAAGGCGGCCGATTTTATTAAGGCGATCCAGGATAAAGTTCATAACCTGGATCGCGCTCTGCTGGCGGTTCATTTCCATAACGATCTGGGTCTGGCTGTTGCCAATACACTGGCCTGCGTCAAACAGGGAGCCAATGTCGTGCAGTGCACGGTCAACGGAATTGGAGAGCGTGCCGGTAATGCATCACTGGAGGAGGTTGCGATGGCCCTTGCCATGAATCCGGACCAGTACAATCGTACGTTTCGTCTGGACACAACCAAACTGGCCCCGTTGTGTAAGCTGGTTGCCGAACTCACCAGCGTTATGATTCCTCGTATGAAACCAGTGGGTGGTTCGAATGTCTTTGCCACCGAAGCCGGAATTCATCAGGATGGTTTGTTGAAGCATCCCGACACGTATCTGCCGTTTCGCCCGGAAGTTGTCGGAGCTGACGGGATTCAACTGGTCCTCGGTCGTCACAGTGGTCGACGAGCCGTGGCGCACCGGCTGGAATCCATTGGAATGTTGTTCGACGAGAGCGGAGTGATGGAAGTTGTGGAGTTGATCAAGCAGTTGCCGAAAGGGACTGTGGTGGACGATACCTTGCTGCAGGAGCTGGCACAGTCGTTGCGAGAACCAGCGTGAACTCCGGCACGATTTATCTGGACAATGCGACGACGAGCTTTCCCAAGGCGGAAGCTGTCTACGACGCGGTCGACATGTACCAGCGGCGAACCGGGGCGGCGTTTGCTCGCGGCACACACGGATCTGAAACGGCGGATTCTGTGGCGGACCGCTGTCGCCATCAACTGGCGCAAATGATTGGTGCCCAGGATCCCCGATCGGTCGCATTTACATTCAATGCGACCGATGGATTGAACCTGTTACTCAGAGGGGTTCTGCGCAGTGGAGATCGAGTGCTGACCACCACACTGGAGCACAATTCCGTGGTCCGTCCGCTGGAGCAACTTAGGGACCGGTTGTCGATTACTGTTGACTACGTGCCATTTGATTCCGCCTCAGGAGTCGTCGACAGCAATCAATTCGAACAAAGCTGTCGAACGCACTCACCATCGCTGGTTATTCTTAACATGGCGTCCAATGTCACCGGCATTGTGCAGCCGCTACCGCAGCTGATCCGGGCGGCAAAGTCTGTTGCTGCAATTGTTCTGGTCGACGGGGCCCAGGCTGTTGGCCACGTGCCGCTCAATGTCCAGACACTTGATCTCGATCTTCTGGCCGCTCCCGGTCACAAGGCCCTGGGCGGTCCGTTGGGCACTGGTTTCGTTTATGTCAGGCCTTCTGTGACAGATCGTATGATTTCCTTTCGTTGTGGTGGTACCGGAACAGACAGCAGTTCCGTGCAACAGCCGGTACTGATGCCTGAATTGCTGGAAAGCGGGAATCTGAACATGCCGGGGATTGCCGGACTGGCTGCGGCGCTGAGTTGGCGCAACACGGATGAATTTCGGACTCTGCTGGAGCGGCATCATCGGCAGATTCCGGACCTGATTCGACGACTCAGTGAGATCCCCAGGGTCACTGTCTGTTGTGAACCTTCGGTTGATCAGAACGTTGGTGTGGTGTCATTTTTTATCTCGGGGATCGACCCACACGAGGTCGCGGTCATTCTGAGTCAGTCATTTGGAATTCAGTGCCGAGCAGGTCTGCACTGCGCTCCGCTGGCTCACCGCACTCTGGGTACCGAGTCTTCCGGGGGCACGATTCGCCTGAGTCCCGGTTTGTTTACCACAGACGAAGAAATCGATCAGGCCGTTGATGCCGTGTCGCAGATTGTTAGCGGATATTGAGTGGCCCGTGTGTGTGGTGTCCGTGAGAACATGACATCAACGACGTTTTATCTGTATTTGTACAGGTGAACCGCTCTGAGACGAGTCTGGTATAATGCCATCGTTCCACACCAAAAGCAGGAGGTTGGGACGCTGTTCAGGCAGGCCTTTGGCGGCGGAATGCAGTGGCTTCGGTTGAACCGTCTTCCGGCGATTGTGAAAAACGTGACGTCTGCTAAGCTGCGTCGTTTTCCCGAGTTCCACGGCTGTGATTGGGCCGTGCTATCGATGAGAAGACGGATGGATGTTGGATTCTGCTTCAGCCAGTGACGCTTGCCTGACGAGCAGTCCTGCACATCACCAGGCAGACTTGATCCTGGTGCTCGATTTTGGAGGACAGACGACGCAGCTGATCGCTCGCCGCGTTCGTGACCGGAATGTCTTTTGTCAAATTGTTCGGCACGATCTGACAGCCGAGCGAATTCAGGAGTTGCAGCCCAAAGGGCTCATCCTGTCAGGAGGCCCTTCCAGTGTCTACGACGATGGTGCGCCCGGGATCGATCCGGGAATCTTCGAGCTCGGCCTGCCGATTCTGGGGATCTGCTATGGAATGCAGATCAGCTGTCAGTTTTTGGGAGGCACGATCCTTGCAGCCGACTCACGTGAGTTCGGGCGTGCTCCCTGTCGGGTCGAGTCGGACAACACGTTATTTAAAAATATTCCGCAGACATTTACTGCGTGGATGAGTCATGGCGATCAGGTTGGAGAGCTTTCTGACGGGTTCGAGACAATTGCCAGTACCGAAACTTGTCCAAATGCAGCCGTGCGGCACGTCAGTCGCCCCGTCTATGGTTTGCAGTTTCATCCGGAAGTCACTCATACCGATTTTGGAGCGCAGCTCCTGGAAAATTTTGTCGTTGAGATCTGCGGCTGTCAGGGTTCCTGGCATATCAGTTCACTGATTGAACAGCAGTCGAAGATCATTCGTGAGCGTGTTGGTGAAGACAGAGTGATTTGCGGGCTATCCGGCGGGGTGGATTCGTCCGTCACGGCGGCGTTGATTGCCCGATCGATTGGTACTCAATTGTCCTGTATATTTGTGGACAACGGACTGCTGCGGAAAGGCGAACGAGAACAGGTTGTCCGTGAATTCACCAGTCACTTCCGTACCGATCTGCGTGTGGTAGACGCCCGGGAACGTTTCCTGACCGAACTAGCGGGTGTGACCGATCCCCAAACCAAACGGAAGATCATCGGGCGGGTGTTCATTGAGTGTTTTCGGGATGCGGCAAAGTCGATTCCAAATGCCAGGTATCTTGCTCAGGGAACTCTCTATCCGGATGTGATTGAAAGCGGTGCCAATCCGGACGGCCCGGCCGCGACAATCAAGGCTCACCACAATGTGGGCGGGCTGCCGGATGAACTGGGTTTTGAATTGATCGAACCGCTTCGGGATATGTTTAAGGATGAAGTTCGCCGCATGGGGCTGGAACTGGGGCTGCCGGAGAAACTTGTTTGGCGGCACCCCTTCCCCGGACCTGGTCTGGCTGTTCGCTGCCTGGGCGAAATTACCGAAGAACGACTGGAGATCGTGCGCGAGGCCGACACGATTCTGATTGAGGAACTGCACGCAGCAAATCTTTACCGGGAAATTCAGCAGGCGTTTGTTGTGTTGCTGCCGGTTCAGTCAGTGGGAGTCATGGGAGACGATCGTACTTACGAGAATGTGGCTGCGGTCAGAGCCGTTCAGACAGATGACTTTATGACGGCCGACTGGTTTGATTTTCCACACGACGTTCTGCAGCGAGTTTCAACACGTATTATCAATACGGTTCGCGGAATCAACCGAGTTGTTTACGATGTCAGCTCGAAGCCGCCTGCGACGATTGAGTGGGAATAGATCACAGTATCTCTGGCGGAAATATTTGGACATCCTGTGGAAAATATGCCGGCATCGTCGTTCTCTGCCGGGTCGTTAAAAAATAAGAAGAGCAGCCGAATGTCGGATTCCGAAAACGCCAATATTATTTCTGCCACCAGTGAAACGTTTCGGGCTGACGTTGTTGAAGCGTCAATGCAACTTCCTGTGGTTGCCGATTTTTGGGCGGACTGGTGCGCACCATGTCGTCAGTTGATGCCGATTCTGGAGAAGCTGGCAAACGAGTACGCCGGTCGGTTCCGACTGGTCAAAATCAATGTGGACGAGTGTCCGGAAATTGCCGGAGCCATTGGAGTGCAGTCGATTCCGCTCGTACTTGGGTTTATCGATGGTCAGCCGGCAACTCAGCTGCCAGGTGCACATGATGAAACGGCAGTTCGCAGCTGGCTGGACGGGTTCCTGCCGTCTCCGGCGGTTGAGGCATGGAATACAGGACTGGCTGCCGAAACCGAAGGTCGAATCGACGATGCTGAATCGGAGTTCCGCAAGGCTTTGGAACTCGACCCCGATAAGTCAGAATTTGCCATCGCTCTGGCCAGGGTTCTGCTGGCACAGGATCGCATTCAGGAATGTGCTGAAATTATTGAAAAGCTGGAATCTCGGGGGTTTCTTGAAGCTGATGCCGAAGCATTGAAAGATCAGCTGTCGATCAGGAGTCAGGTTGAAGATTCCGGAGGAACAACACGAGCCCGCGCGGAACTGGCCGCAGACCCCGAGAATTGCGAACTGCAGATCCGGCTTGCAGAGGCCCTGGGCGTCGACAAAAAATTTGAAGAGTCGTGTGAGATGTTACTGGAAGTCATTCGCAACAACTTCGGTGAACATCGGGATCAGGCGAAAGACGCCATGGTTGGAGTTTTGGCCATGATGGGGCCAAAATCCCAATTGGCGTCAAAATTTAGACGCCAGCTGTCAACCGCCTATTATTAAGCGAATGCTGTTGCTTTGGAATCGTACTTCAAGGCTGTTTCCTGCAGCCGAGGGGTGCTTTCACTGCCGGCTTATCTATCGGATGATTGCTGTCACACCACTGCGGTGGTTTCAGACGAAAACGTTGTCGCTGTCAGCGTGTGGAATCTTTTGATGTATCGTGTCGTTGTGCGCTCAACGACATGTTCGGGAGGTTCACTGTTCCCGTCCCAACACACCGACGATCTGTTCAATGCAGATATTTCCGTCATCGCCGGTCATTCCCAAACATTAATCGTGCCATAGTTGACGGTTCAGCGAGTCACTTTTATCTTCCATGTGCGGTCGAGAGGAAAAGACCCGGGAAAGATACATTTTGCGATCAATTTGGAGAATCACATGCTGACGGACAATGAAATCAAGGAACTTGTTAGTGATTATGGGCCGCGTGTAAATGAAGGCAGGACGATCAAGCAAATCATTGCTGACAATGAAATTTCCAAGCTGACCGGCGCCACCGTGCTGGAAGGAAAAGTGTCAGATTCGGTTTTTAGCGACAGTCTAAAAACAAAGGACGGGGTGCCCGTTCGTTTAATGTTTCGTGGGAACCGTATTTCCACGCACGACGTTAACCGAGGCGCCATTCCTTTCAAGGATCAGGTCTTAGCCCAAAATCATGACCACATGCTGAGTCTTGTGAAAGATACTCTGGGATCATCCCAGTTTGAGGTTGAGGGATTGCTGCCATCTTCAACGGTCATTCCCGCAGAAAATCTAAATCTGCTCATGGTTGAAAATGTAGTGCGCATGTACATGGCCGAAAGTTCGACATCTACTTCTTTGTATCAGCATTGGCTGAAAGCAAAAGAGGAGGGATTGTCCGAATTTGAATATGCCGGGCATGAAATTACTGTGAATTCACTCAGTCCGAATGGCAAACTCCCCTACCTCATGGACACTCCTTCAACCAAGGACAAAGTTGACCGAACCATCGATCCGGACTATTTAATTGAGAACGGAGTTTGCACTTTAGGCCAGTACCAGCATATTCGTAACGCCTCGATCATGGCTTTCGGTATCGTGTCACAATATTTGCGTGAAAAAGGCATGGTTTTGGTCGATACCAAAACAGAGCACGGCATCAACGTCGCTAACCAAACCGTTGCGGCAGATGAACTTTATACCATGGATTCGTCCCGTTTCTGGAAACTGAACGATGATGGTGCAGTGATTGAACGTGACGGCAAACCGGTTTCTTTCTCAAAAGAATTTGCCCGTGGCATGGTCAAGAACACAGACATGCAGTTTTCAGCAGAGCAAAGTAATGAAATTGCCGTTCGCTATATCGCTGGTTTGCAGCACTTGACCGGCAAAACGTTTGAACCGGATCTGCGTCCGCGTGATCAACG
It encodes:
- a CDS encoding DUF1559 domain-containing protein; translation: SATYNTFPNNSKNIGVEGETPSLNSSHPGIVVVGYCDGSVRNLSENIDQGVYLRLMTPGGTRIRSAIGPEEPLSGTDF
- the guaA gene encoding glutamine-hydrolyzing GMP synthase, giving the protein MLDSASASDACLTSSPAHHQADLILVLDFGGQTTQLIARRVRDRNVFCQIVRHDLTAERIQELQPKGLILSGGPSSVYDDGAPGIDPGIFELGLPILGICYGMQISCQFLGGTILAADSREFGRAPCRVESDNTLFKNIPQTFTAWMSHGDQVGELSDGFETIASTETCPNAAVRHVSRPVYGLQFHPEVTHTDFGAQLLENFVVEICGCQGSWHISSLIEQQSKIIRERVGEDRVICGLSGGVDSSVTAALIARSIGTQLSCIFVDNGLLRKGEREQVVREFTSHFRTDLRVVDARERFLTELAGVTDPQTKRKIIGRVFIECFRDAAKSIPNARYLAQGTLYPDVIESGANPDGPAATIKAHHNVGGLPDELGFELIEPLRDMFKDEVRRMGLELGLPEKLVWRHPFPGPGLAVRCLGEITEERLEIVREADTILIEELHAANLYREIQQAFVVLLPVQSVGVMGDDRTYENVAAVRAVQTDDFMTADWFDFPHDVLQRVSTRIINTVRGINRVVYDVSSKPPATIEWE
- a CDS encoding tetratricopeptide repeat protein — its product is MSDSENANIISATSETFRADVVEASMQLPVVADFWADWCAPCRQLMPILEKLANEYAGRFRLVKINVDECPEIAGAIGVQSIPLVLGFIDGQPATQLPGAHDETAVRSWLDGFLPSPAVEAWNTGLAAETEGRIDDAESEFRKALELDPDKSEFAIALARVLLAQDRIQECAEIIEKLESRGFLEADAEALKDQLSIRSQVEDSGGTTRARAELAADPENCELQIRLAEALGVDKKFEESCEMLLEVIRNNFGEHRDQAKDAMVGVLAMMGPKSQLASKFRRQLSTAYY
- a CDS encoding aminotransferase class V-fold PLP-dependent enzyme, which gives rise to MNSGTIYLDNATTSFPKAEAVYDAVDMYQRRTGAAFARGTHGSETADSVADRCRHQLAQMIGAQDPRSVAFTFNATDGLNLLLRGVLRSGDRVLTTTLEHNSVVRPLEQLRDRLSITVDYVPFDSASGVVDSNQFEQSCRTHSPSLVILNMASNVTGIVQPLPQLIRAAKSVAAIVLVDGAQAVGHVPLNVQTLDLDLLAAPGHKALGGPLGTGFVYVRPSVTDRMISFRCGGTGTDSSSVQQPVLMPELLESGNLNMPGIAGLAAALSWRNTDEFRTLLERHHRQIPDLIRRLSEIPRVTVCCEPSVDQNVGVVSFFISGIDPHEVAVILSQSFGIQCRAGLHCAPLAHRTLGTESSGGTIRLSPGLFTTDEEIDQAVDAVSQIVSGY
- a CDS encoding pyruvate carboxyltransferase: MASSGLLQRIHDRVTHTVRHAVITHHKRSGMVLFSDTTLRDGEQMPGATLEPDDKLQIAKALEAAGVHSLDAGFPASSEQDVDAIRKMIGVIRKPVLTALCRTVNSDVDAADRALDGNPDHKRGVSLFCGTSPLHRKHKLEKNQTQVLKIITDSISYAADRFRIIAFSPEDASRTELDYLCKCYVEAIDSGATTIGFPDTVGVLTPEKAADFIKAIQDKVHNLDRALLAVHFHNDLGLAVANTLACVKQGANVVQCTVNGIGERAGNASLEEVAMALAMNPDQYNRTFRLDTTKLAPLCKLVAELTSVMIPRMKPVGGSNVFATEAGIHQDGLLKHPDTYLPFRPEVVGADGIQLVLGRHSGRRAVAHRLESIGMLFDESGVMEVVELIKQLPKGTVVDDTLLQELAQSLREPA